From the genome of Labedella gwakjiensis:
GAGCCCGTCGTAGTTGCGCACGCGCGAACCGGTGAGCGTGAAGCGGAAGATGCGGTCGAAGATCACCGCGTACTGCACGAGCTTCGCGTGGCGGAGGGTCTCCGCCTCCGCCTCGGTGAGCTCGCCGGCGTCGCGCGCGGAGAGCTCCTTCTGCAGACGCACCGACTCCCGGAACGCCGTGAGGTCGCAGCGCAGCTCCTCGAGCGAGTAGAGGAAGAACGGCATGCGCTGCTTGATCATGAACGGGTCGAACGGCAGATCGCCGCGCATGTGGGTGCGGTCGTGGATGAGGTCCCACATCACGAAGGTCTCCTCCGCGAGCTGCTGGTCCTCGAGCAGCTCCAGGGCGTCGTCCGGAAGGTCGAGCTTCGTGATCTCGGCCGCCTTCTTCACGACACGACGGAACCGGGCCGCCTCGCGATCGGCGAAGATCGCGCCCCACGTGAACGTGGGGATCTGGCGCATCGCCACCGTCTCGGGGAAGAGCACGGCCGAGTTGCTGTCGTACCCGGGGGTGAAGTCGACGAAGCGGATAGGAACGAACAGGGCGTTCGAGTAGTCGCCGGCCTCGAGGGAGCCGATGAACTCGGGCCACACGACCTCGATGACGACGGCCTCGACGAGGCGGTTCGTCGACCCGTTCTGCGTGTACATCGGGAACACCACGAGGTGCAGCTCGCCGTTGCGTCGGGACTGCTGCGGCTGGAACTCGACGAGCGAGTCGTAGAAGTCGGGCACACCGAAGCCGGCATCGACCCAGCGCTCGAAGTCGGTGACGACGGCCGAGAGGTAGGCGGCGTCGCTCGGGAACTGCGGGGCGAGCTCGCGGATGGAGGACACGATGTCGGCGACGTGCTCGCGGGCCGCCGCATGGGCGTCGGTCTCCGGGATCGACCCGTCCTTGATCTGGTGGGCCTGGATCGCGGTCGCGGCCGCCTTGAGGCGCTGCCATGCGGGGGTCGCGGCGATCTCCTCACCGGTGAGCGTTGCGTCTTCCACGACCTCGGGCTCGCCGATGATCGCCTGTGAAGTGCGTTCGATGGTCATGGATCCCTCCTCGGGTTCGCGCGTGGGTGGCCGAGGACGATCGCCCTCTCGCTGAGCGTAACCGGGGGAGTCGGAGCGTTTCTTTGCCTCCTGCGCACGCCCACTGCGCGTACCGCTTCCACGGCGCACGTTTCCACCTCCCCCCACCCCAAAAAGATGGCGATACGGCACGAAAACTCGTGCTGTATCGCAGTCTTTTTGGGGTGGGGTGGGGTGGGGTGGGGGTCAGGACCAGCGGCGCTTGACCCAGCGTTCGAAGAGGCCGACGAGGGAGTCGGAGAGCTTGCCGAGCACGGCGAGCAGGATGATCACGAAGAAGATGCGGTCGATCCGGCCGTTGTTCTGCGAATCGACGAGTCGGAAGCCGAGACCCATCGACGAGGCGATGAGTTCCGCGGCCACGAGGAAGAGCCACGCTTGCGCGAGGGCGAGGCGGAGCCCGGAG
Proteins encoded in this window:
- a CDS encoding DUF6421 family protein; amino-acid sequence: MTIERTSQAIIGEPEVVEDATLTGEEIAATPAWQRLKAAATAIQAHQIKDGSIPETDAHAAAREHVADIVSSIRELAPQFPSDAAYLSAVVTDFERWVDAGFGVPDFYDSLVEFQPQQSRRNGELHLVVFPMYTQNGSTNRLVEAVVIEVVWPEFIGSLEAGDYSNALFVPIRFVDFTPGYDSNSAVLFPETVAMRQIPTFTWGAIFADREAARFRRVVKKAAEITKLDLPDDALELLEDQQLAEETFVMWDLIHDRTHMRGDLPFDPFMIKQRMPFFLYSLEELRCDLTAFRESVRLQKELSARDAGELTEAEAETLRHAKLVQYAVIFDRIFRFTLTGSRVRNYDGLGGQLLFAWLHQHRVLHWTDTSLAIDWDEVPGVVVQLGDAIDELYWRSIDRPKVAHWLAAYELVSSVVEPHPASAWKRGLPDETLLGAPKGMTDAVLDDEFPLSMFYEALSKKMGDVIASTSGITGHA